AATTTAATAATCCATATATCACTGAGATATATTAATGAGTTAAGAGATATGCCTATTGATAGTGCAAGAGGcatgccttttaaaaatgaataatttccttttttaattcttCAGTCATCTGCATCCAGAATCAACCACCAAATTTATGTGGAACATCCATTTAAGTAAAGTTCTTTTTTGGACTTTTGcaccaaaatttgtttttaagcacttaatacagaaaatatttttattattattttaaagaaaactctgAAATCATACAATTAAAAGTTGCCCTCTGTTCCATTTAGATGTCAAGAAGATGATTATCCTAATGTATACTATAAATACACTTGATAGCTGACAAAGATGGCGGCTCAACGGCGAgcgaggagagagggagaaagaagacagCAGGACTGACAGATTAGCTGGGGAGGTCAGAGCTCCCCCAGGACCTCCATTTCATTTATCAGaatctaaaaataaacacattgaaGCATTAGGATCAAagaatccaaaatattttctgaatatatctGGAAAAACTAAACTTTTTCTTCCTACTtcaaaaattaatctaaaaatcaGGTAAAAGTATGGAGATACAATGAAAAtgttgtcttgattttttttttttcatggaatctGTAGTCTCTTGAAAGAACATATTTGACGTGCATATCAAATACTACATGATTATTTCTAGACACCTTGAAAATAAGTTTAAAGTAATTGTTATATACAGAATTTGAAAACTCACATCCTAAAACCATTAcagaatatattcatttattagatCTGGTCTTAAATCCTCTCATTAAATATCCAATTCATTGTcatccaaaataaacaaataacaacaaaatgctTACAAGAGAAAACACAAACAGGTGGCTAACAGTGGAAACATGACATCATCTCTGTTCTTTAGAATAAATTAGACAGTAGCTTTTTCCTCCCTTAACCTAAACTGGCTTTTGATTTTCTGATAATTCACTGTAATAGTACCTCATCATGGCAACTGGTATTTCCAGGATTTTCACAGTCTTTGTTATGATTTTcgccctcttcttctttttcagaaGGAGATGaactctcctttctttctgttgGAGCAGTAACTGTTTTCTCAGGTTGAACATTTGAATTTCCAGTATCACTGTCCTCTGTGTTTTCTGGTTTGGCAGCTTCattgctgggctctgggctgggccTGTCTGTCTCTTCCCCAGACTCTTTTGGTGCCACTTTGTTTTCTTCAGCTGTTTTGCTATTTAAATGAACAGCTGAAGAGGAAGTTTTGGAGTCCTTGGATTTTTTGTGCATAGACTGTGTTTGACCGTTATGACTAGAGGCAGGAGGGGCCGGCATTTTCTGAGCTTTGCTTCCCTCTGATTGTTCTTTTTTAGGTGGTCCCCAGATAAAATTCTCTGAAGGTGTGTAATGTTTCTGGGCAAACCGCAGgagctttctcctttctcttcgaTCTCTAATTGTATAAACAAAATACTCCAGAGCACTCTGCTTAATATTGGGAATAGTGTTTTCCACAAGAGcttcatgaagaataaattttacAAGAGGAGATTTAAAACTTTCATATCCAAGCTCACCAAGGCTTTTGAGAATACGGGTGATTCTTAAATAGTTGTGCTGGGACCTGGAAGAGAGGATTGAATAAAATGAGGTGGATGGTGAAAACTAAGGGGAAGAAAGCAGGAGAATACAAACGATtgggaaaacatattttttatggAAGTGCAAGACAAGGAAATATGCCTTGtaatgattttcttaaatattgataaaaagaATAAGAGTTTATGAAAACTTTACACCTCAATGTAATCTCAATCTATGTGAAACTCAAATGTATAAAACAAACTCTGCCCCTTTAGTTCTTTGTATTGGAAAAATATTTAGATTTGAATTTATGCCCCCtggtattaaattatttatttattaaattcacCAAGGACTGAGGACAAGTGGTTTAAAAGAGCATTCATAGGAGCTACCACAACCAGCCATAGCATAGTACCATATCATTATATGAACGGTGAGTacagtacaataaaatattttgagaaagaaagaccatgttcacataatatttttatagtatatcaTTAAAACTGTTCcgtttatttattagttgttgttATTAATCCCTTACCATGCCTAATTTACAAACTAAACTATATCAAAGGCATGTATGTATAAGAATAAACCATAGTATACATAGGATTCTACACCTtccatggtttcaggcatccacggGGTGCTTGGAACCTAAACCTTGTGGATAAGGGGTAACTTCTGTATCTGCAACACTACCAATGATGTATAGTACTCATCAAAGGTAGCTAGGGTTGAACATAAAAACGTTAACTAACAGCTGAATGGTGTTATTAATAGTGTCCACTAACCAGCAAAATCCATCTTGTAAGCCAAATTCACAAGGAAAGCAGCAAAAACCATTCTGCCTGGCTAGAACAATTCTGACAAAGGATGCAAAAATGACTTATTTAACAGAGCATCATTTAACAGTTGAGAGCATGGGCCTCAGAGTCAGTCATACTCTGGCTCTGTCACTTAGCAGCTATGTGAAATCATGAAGACTCTCTTAGTATCTTCATCTGCAAAGTGGGACAAACATCCCACAACTTACTGGACTTTTGTAAAAATCAAGTGAATTTATAGATATATAAGGCATGAAAAACTTAACAAATATCAGATACTGTTTAACATGATTATTCTTATCATTATCTCTAAAGATTTATTATTGTGAACCACCAAATTTGTATCTGTTCCAAATTAATAACCTAATTCTCTTCCATTCTGGTCACTCTCACCTCCTCTTACActatcagaaaaatttaaatctcATTTCTGTGGGCCTTGATTCCAAAGATGCAATCTTTCCCCAAATTACACTAATATCTTTCCTCTCTATCTCAAAACTAAGGCCATTATTGGATTAATGCTTTcccagaggtttttttttcactattcaTACTCTACTTCCACAAACTCATTCAGCTCAATCCTTGCCTTACCAAAGCCTAAAGAAGTCTTCAGCTACACGTATTAATCATGTCTGTCGTCAACAGCTCAGGTAGGTATTATCCAACATTCCCACTCAACCAGAACCAGCACTTAAATTTCTTACTTTCTGAAACCTGTTTTATAGCTCAGTCACTTCACTTTTTACAAAGTTCTGTCCTAGCTTCCAAAAGTACTCAGAGTCTTTACTTAGGAATAACTAGGAAATTATTTGAGAATGGTGAAGAAGGATATTGACAAATTATTTTAGGTATGGAAAGGGGTTTTTCCATGgccttatattttaatgaaagaatgtggacaaaacaaaatcttaatgATTCAGGCTAACCATATACTGGAAAAGACAAGTgtaacaataatttttaacatcTCTATCCTTCTGGATGTTTTCCAAGTATTATACTAAGTATTGTTATACTAAGTAGTGTCTTTACATCCAACTCTTTGAAGCCCAAAGGGCAAAAAATAGCACAGATATGTTTTAGTTttatgaatttgtattttttcatatttaggaaatAAGAGTGTTAGGAGTCAGTACAATCTGGGTGAAGTTAAGACAATGTGTCACCAACAGTAGAATTGACTTAATTGTTAACATTTGTATGGAGTTTGTGTATTTGAACAACTTAGCGACAAAACTCTTGAGGAACATCTGCTTCATATGTCTGTGAAAAATTAATGTATGGAAAGGTGGAAGAATGTTTACAAGAGATGCTATGTGACAAAATGAATATGTATTTGCAGCCAGCTCAATTTCATACAATTAATCTTCAATGAATGGTCAAGTTAAAATATCTGTACATTTATCTTTATCTACATATTCTCCAGTTAATATATTTACAGTATAAAAGGACAAAAACTTGGGTTGAAGAAAATGATGATCAGgaattggaaataaaattacagaagagAACAATTGGCTGTTTCAGTATGATTTGACGTGTCACAATGAATGAGAGGAGAGTGGCTAAAACCCACTAGTGTTACAAGCAGTCTTGAGGATGTACAACACATAGAAAAGCAATTGGGCTTCAACAGATGTAAAGGCAATAAACAGTCGGGCATGGTCAGGAAACTAGATAGGTGAAGAGAGAACACACAAAAAGCAAGAAccagaaaataggaaagttaGAAGGGATTTCTGGGCCTAACATATGTCCCCACTATGGCTCAGTAATCTCAGCTGAttacaaataaaatcataattacaCCTTAGTGGTTGGTCTATATCTCTATACTCTCATGACTGGaaatatttcacttcttttaAAATGGTCACTTGTTTACTCCAtgttattgtatttcttttgattcAATAATTTTCCTTTGCTTAGCTACTATAAGTATACTGAATTCTTTGCCTATTCTAGAAAACTTAAGATGCCATACAGATTAAAACACATATACACTGTGACAtttaagaataaatgagaaaaggacTCAACAGAAGAAGAAGATGGAGTAGACATTTTCATATCATCCCACATGATTTGTTCAAATCTAGTTGAAAAAATTTTTGGCAACTAAACTAGAGAGGAAATGTTTTTTGGCAGATTCTAAGACAGTTAATCCAGAACTGGAAAGGCAAAGAAAGACAGTGCACAGTAGAGGAAAGGTAGCTAGATGGAGCAGAGTGAGAAGGATTGTTAATTCAGACTCCCCTCCCTGACTCAAGCCAGGAGATCTTTCAGCTAAAGCCTTCAGAAAGGGCCCTGTTTATAGCTATAAATCAGAGGATCTGACAATAAAACCCAAGGAGGATTTGAGTCTGAAAACTACATTTTGTTcatgatttattcattcaacaaaaaatTTACTAAACAAAATTGCTATTCTGATCAAAACCAAGTTGAGAAAAAGAGACTTTGAAATGCTAGATGTgagtacaaaaaaaatgtggccCTATCCGACCCTTTCTAAAGTCTTACTTCAACCATCCTTCCTAACAATAGACTACTAGCATACAGCTTTCTTTGACAGCGTGACCTAAGTGCTTAGAAACTTTGTCCAGAGATACTTACCTGCACTGCTCAGGTAGAgatcacacaaacacacacacacacacacacacacacacacacacacacacaccaaaacttAACTTGAGTTATGAGTTAAGGGGTGGCTAATCAGGATCATAATCGGTATGCACATATCCTCAGTATTTTCTTACAAGTTGCCATTTTAATAGTGTTGATaataactaaaaaggaaaaagaaggctcAACTTTTTTATACCCATTTTACCAAAGCAAGACGAAAGTCCTAGAAGACAAATAATTTACATAACTGATGCCAAAATTCACATTGTTCTGACCAAAGAATTACTTaagtttgttctctttttttcctcttactacTTGCCCAGTTAGCTAATTATAATGTGCTAAAAAGTGCTTTAAAACTGTTGGTTTTATAGTCCAGCTCTTATAAGTCACtctataattaaaagaaaaaaaaagccagtgtgcgtatgaagaaaatatttttaaaaataagcttttggTTATAAGTATTGGTGAAAGTTATAAATatccaagcaaaataaaaatagcagaacATATCCAAATAAGCTATGTTAAATTTTTCTTGTAGGTTTTGGGGGTTAGTAGCTAAAACATGTGTTTTTGATTTTACCTAAATAGTaaagataattataatatttcCTCTGTTTTAGTAAAAGGCACAGGTACATCTCGTTCCTATAATATGATTGTTATACATCATAGGCTTAAATCATGAATTTAATCTAAGAAGCATCAAGCTTGAAGGTGTTAGAAACTGACTGTGACCCAAGAAGCCCagtagaaggaaaacaaaaggttGCATGTAAACAATAACCATAAATTCCAAATACTGTGGTAGGAAGAGGGTAAGAAGCTCATTTGGCCACACGTAGGAACTTCAGCAAGAAACAGCTATGAAGCTAAACTGCTGTGTTTCTACTTGAAATTTAgttctttttcattattgttttattttagaatattgaacaaggaataaaatgcatttcagaGTGAATTCTGAACATAAATTATTGGCCCAACTGCTAGCTATTCCTATGTTCCACAGAGAACTCTGACTACAGgaaaataccatttatttatcaCAAGGGCTTTACTTACTCATTCAGATGCTGAAATCTTTCCTGCCAGTTAACAGCCCGAgcaacatttccatttttatcaatCAGTTTTATTCCAAAAAATTCAAGCATCATTTTATAAGCCAGGAGGAATCTTctaattgcttcttttgtttttttgaattcctaataagaaaaatggaaaaaagggtCAGCTGACATGACTTAGTAGCtaccaggaaaataaaatgacactaTTATTTGGCCActttacataaaatgaaatgagtCTGCATTACCTCAATTTCATATGTAGTTAGTTCTTTAGCATAAAAGTTCAAGCCTTGTTCTCTCAGGGGAAaaagcctattttttaaaaaaataaatttttttctattaacattGTCTGTAAAGCATACATAATTAAATAGGAAATGGTTCAAGATAGATAAAATGTAGCTGACCATTGAATGTAAGTGTGGTTGTGC
Above is a genomic segment from Urocitellus parryii isolate mUroPar1 chromosome 8, mUroPar1.hap1, whole genome shotgun sequence containing:
- the Ogfrl1 gene encoding opioid growth factor receptor-like protein 1 isoform X2; its protein translation is MGNLLGGVSFREPTTVEDCDSTWQTDSEPEPEPEEPGPGGGGEGPGQEPEEPAQPPERAGGRPRASPAPDEDAEAAGAEQGGDSSEATAKPKRSFYAARDLYKYRHQYPNFKDIRYQNDLSNLRFYKNKIPFKPDGVYIEEVLNKWKGDYEKLEHNHTYIQWLFPLREQGLNFYAKELTTYEIEEFKKTKEAIRRFLLAYKMMLEFFGIKLIDKNGNVARAVNWQERFQHLNESQHNYLRITRILKSLGELGYESFKSPLVKFILHEALVENTIPNIKQSALEYFVYTIRDRRERRKLLRFAQKHYTPSENFIWGPPKKEQSEGSKAQKMPAPPASSHNGQTQSMHKKSKDSKTSSSAVHLNSKTAEENKVAPKESGEETDRPSPEPSNEAAKPENTEDSDTGNSNVQPEKTVTAPTERKESSSPSEKEEEGENHNKDCENPGNTSCHDEILINEMEVLGEL
- the Ogfrl1 gene encoding opioid growth factor receptor-like protein 1 isoform X1, with protein sequence MGNLLGGVSFREPTTVEDCDSTWQTDSEPEPEPEEPGPGGGGEGPGQEPEEPAQPPERAGGRPRASPAPDEDAEAAGAEQGGDSSEATAKPKRSFYAARDLYKYRHQYPQNFKDIRYQNDLSNLRFYKNKIPFKPDGVYIEEVLNKWKGDYEKLEHNHTYIQWLFPLREQGLNFYAKELTTYEIEEFKKTKEAIRRFLLAYKMMLEFFGIKLIDKNGNVARAVNWQERFQHLNESQHNYLRITRILKSLGELGYESFKSPLVKFILHEALVENTIPNIKQSALEYFVYTIRDRRERRKLLRFAQKHYTPSENFIWGPPKKEQSEGSKAQKMPAPPASSHNGQTQSMHKKSKDSKTSSSAVHLNSKTAEENKVAPKESGEETDRPSPEPSNEAAKPENTEDSDTGNSNVQPEKTVTAPTERKESSSPSEKEEEGENHNKDCENPGNTSCHDEILINEMEVLGEL
- the Ogfrl1 gene encoding opioid growth factor receptor-like protein 1 isoform X3; this translates as MGNLLGGVSFREPTTVEDCDSTWQTDSEPEPEPEEPGPGGGGEGPGQEPEEPAQPPERAGGRPRASPAPDEDAEAAGAEQGGDSSEATAKPKRSFYAARDLYKYRHQYPNFKDIRYQNDLSNLRFYKNKIPFKPDGVYIEEVLNKWKGDYEKLEHNHTYIQWLFPLREQGLNFYAKELTTYEIEEFKKTKEAIRRFLLAYKMMLEFFGIKLIDKNGNVARAVNWQERFQHLNESQHNYLRITRILKSLGELGYESFKSPLVKFILHEALVENTIPNIKQSALEYFVYTIRDRRERRKLLRFAQKHYTPSENFIWGPPKKEQSEGSKAQKMPAPPASSHNGQTQSMHKKSKDSKTSSSAVHLNSKTAEENKVAPKESGEETDRPSPEPSNEAAKPENTEDSDTGNSNVQPEKTVTAPTERKESSSPSEKEEEGENHNKDCENPGNTSCHDEVLLQ